One window from the genome of Clupea harengus chromosome 19, Ch_v2.0.2, whole genome shotgun sequence encodes:
- the LOC122133788 gene encoding gap junction beta-3 protein-like translates to MDWKGLEGLLSGVNKYSTGFGRIWLALVFVFRVMVFVVAAERVWSDDQKDFDCNTLMPGCANACYNYTFPISHIRLWALQLIFVTCPSFMVVMHVWYREDRERKYRAKHGDGVRLYNNPGQKHGGLWWTYFLSLFFKTGIEVLFLYLLHYIYANFDMPRKVTCDMWPCQHNVDCYISRPTEKRIFTYFMVGASAVCIVLNICEIFYLMAMRALRRSHRGNMAARKKTCGEPYCTDCSLPMATYTPAKEMKPE, encoded by the coding sequence ATGGATTGGAAGGGTCTGGAAGGCCTCCTTAGTGGAGTGAATAAGTACTCTACAGGCTTTGGCCGAATCTGGCTGGCGCTGGTGTTTGTTTTCCGTGTCATGGTGTTCGTGGTGGCAGCTGAACGTGTGTGGAGCGATGACCAAAAGGATTTCGACTGTAACACACTAATGCCTGGGTGCGCCAACGCATGCTACAACTACACCTTTCCCATCTCACACATCCGCCTGTGGGCTCTGCAACTCATTTTTGTCACCTGTCCTTCTTTCATGGTGGTGATGCACGTGTGGTACCGCGAAGATCGGGAGCGCAAATACCGTGCCAAGCATGGTGATGGTGTGCGCCTTTATAACAATCCAGGACAGAAGCACGGCGGTCTGTGGTGGACTTACTTCCTCAGCTTGTTCTTCAAGACGGGCATTGAGGTGCTTTTTCTTTATCTGCTGCATTACATTTACGCAAACTTCGACATGCCCCGCAAGGTGACCTGTGACATGTGGCCATGCCAACACAATGTGGACTGCTACATCTCCCGTCCGACCGAAAAGCGCATCTTCACATACTTTATGGTGGGTGCCTCAGCTGTTTGTATTGTGCTCAACATCTGTGAGATCTTCTACCTCATGGCCATGCGTGCGCTGCGCCGCAGTCACAGGGGCAACATGGCCGCCAGGAAGAAGACCTGTGGAGAGCCGTACTGCACTGACTGTAGCCTACCTATGGCCACCTACACACCAGCCAAGGAAATGAAACCAGAATGA
- the LOC105892257 gene encoding keratinocyte-associated protein 3-like isoform X1, whose translation MSCSPGGCCGGLEEPKALMKFGLSVVLIGHVNFLLGALVHGAVLRHINLHPTARGMEYAISNVISMVAGLTGVIIGILAIVLSKNNSRRALTWGLWALSLVSALLAAASAVGLLVSTVRAIINRGRSLLTHCRFPDAIGSYSYVTNECPFDPTRIYSTTLILWVPLIVMSVVQVVFSSWSFSACSSFLGLPCCPRHKPPREVNRPPPRGHQSPNGNQACPPEHHELLAQHHQTLPHHSSAPTHSQPSRASQLSRDSFWI comes from the exons ATGAGTTGTTCACCGG GAGGATGTTGTGGAGGCCTGGAGGAGCCCAAAGCCCTGATGAAGTTCGGCCTGAGCGTGGTGCTCATAGGTCACGTGAACTTCCTGTTGGGGGCGCTGGTCCATGGTGCCGTGCTGCGGCACATCAACCTGCACCCTACGGCGCGAGGCATGGAGTACGCCATCTCTAATGTCATCTCCATGGTTGCAGGACTCACG GGTGTCATAATTGGTATCCTGGCCATCGTATTGTCCAAAAACAACTCTCGACGAGCACTT ACGTGGGGGTTGTGGGCGTTGAGCTTGGTCTCAGCTCTGCTGGCTGCAGCCTCGGCGGTTGGGCTGCTGGTTTCCACGGTGAGGGCCATTATCAACCGTGGCCGGAGCTTGCTGACTCATTGCCGTTTCCCAGATGCGATTGGCTCCTACTCCTATGTCACCAATGAGTGCCCTTTCGACCCCACCCGAATatat AGTACCACGCTGATCCTGTGGGTACCTCTGATCGTGATGAGTGTGGTCCAGGTCGTATTCTCTAGCTGGTCCTTCTCTGCCTGCTCATCTTTCCTGGGCCTACCCTGTTGCCCCAGACACAAGCCACCCCGAGAGGTCAACAGGCCA CCCCCCCGAGGTCACCAGTCTCCCAATGGGAATCAGGCATGTCCTCCTGAACACCACGAGCTCCTTGCTCAACACCACCAGACACTGCCCCACCATTCCTctgcaccaacacactcacagcccAGTCGTGCCTCCCAGCTCAGCCGAGACAGCTTCTGGATCTGA
- the LOC105892245 gene encoding gap junction beta-4 protein-like → MNWAFLQGLLSGVNKYSTAFGRIWLSVVFIFRLMVFLVAAEKVWGDEQGNFDCDTRQPGCKNVCYDHFFPISYSRLWSLQLIFVTCPSLLVLLHVAYRDDRERKHELKHGDGCTKLYEDTGKKRGGLWWTYLFSLLFKLAVDGVFIFLVFYIYEANFFPLAVKCKEAPCPQAVNCFISRPTEKRIFTVFMVITSGVCILLTLLEMAYLVGKRCKELATTRPRHRYPAAITSVVNPQEQNAHNESILNDHRVDESAPVYKA, encoded by the coding sequence ATGAACTGGGCCTTTCTGCAGGGCCTCCTCAGTGGGGTCAACAAATACTCCACAGCGTTCGGCCGCATTTGGCTCTCGGTCGTGTTCATCTTCAGATTGATGGTGTTCCTCGTGGCCGCTGAGAAGGTGTGGGGGGATGAGCAGGGGAACTTTGACTGTGACACGAGGCAGCCAGGTTGTAAGAACGTCTGTTATGATCACTTCTTCCCCATTTCCTATTCACGGCTCTGGTCTCTGCAGCTGATCTTTGTCACCTGCCCTTCACTGCTGGTGTTGCTGCATGTGGCCTACCGCGACGACCGGGAGCGAAAGCACGAGCTGAAGCATGGTGATGGCTGCACAAAGCTCTACGAAGACACAGGAAAAAAGCGTGGTGGACTCTGGTGGACCTATCTATTCAGCCTGCTCTTCAAGTTGGCAGTGGATGGTGTTTTCATCTTCCTGGTCTTCTACATCTATGAAGCCAACTTCTTTCCACTGGCGGTGAAGTGCAAGGAAGCACCTTGCCCCCAGGCTGTAAACTGCTTCATCAGCCGGCCCACAGAGAAGCGCATCTTCACCGTTTTCATGGTGATCACCAGTGGTGTTTGTATCCTACTCACATTGCTTGAGATGGCCTACCTGGTGGGAAAGCGTTGTAAGGAGTTGGCGACCACTCGCCCTCGGCACAGATATCCGGCAGCCATAACATCTGTAGTGAATCCCCAGGAACAGAACGCTCATAATGAGTCCATACTGAATGACCATCGGGTTGATGAAAGCGCCCCTGTCTATAAGGCCTGA
- the LOC105892257 gene encoding keratinocyte-associated protein 3-like isoform X2, whose protein sequence is MAKSGGCCGGLEEPKALMKFGLSVVLIGHVNFLLGALVHGAVLRHINLHPTARGMEYAISNVISMVAGLTGVIIGILAIVLSKNNSRRALTWGLWALSLVSALLAAASAVGLLVSTVRAIINRGRSLLTHCRFPDAIGSYSYVTNECPFDPTRIYSTTLILWVPLIVMSVVQVVFSSWSFSACSSFLGLPCCPRHKPPREVNRPPPRGHQSPNGNQACPPEHHELLAQHHQTLPHHSSAPTHSQPSRASQLSRDSFWI, encoded by the exons ATGGCAAAATCAG GAGGATGTTGTGGAGGCCTGGAGGAGCCCAAAGCCCTGATGAAGTTCGGCCTGAGCGTGGTGCTCATAGGTCACGTGAACTTCCTGTTGGGGGCGCTGGTCCATGGTGCCGTGCTGCGGCACATCAACCTGCACCCTACGGCGCGAGGCATGGAGTACGCCATCTCTAATGTCATCTCCATGGTTGCAGGACTCACG GGTGTCATAATTGGTATCCTGGCCATCGTATTGTCCAAAAACAACTCTCGACGAGCACTT ACGTGGGGGTTGTGGGCGTTGAGCTTGGTCTCAGCTCTGCTGGCTGCAGCCTCGGCGGTTGGGCTGCTGGTTTCCACGGTGAGGGCCATTATCAACCGTGGCCGGAGCTTGCTGACTCATTGCCGTTTCCCAGATGCGATTGGCTCCTACTCCTATGTCACCAATGAGTGCCCTTTCGACCCCACCCGAATatat AGTACCACGCTGATCCTGTGGGTACCTCTGATCGTGATGAGTGTGGTCCAGGTCGTATTCTCTAGCTGGTCCTTCTCTGCCTGCTCATCTTTCCTGGGCCTACCCTGTTGCCCCAGACACAAGCCACCCCGAGAGGTCAACAGGCCA CCCCCCCGAGGTCACCAGTCTCCCAATGGGAATCAGGCATGTCCTCCTGAACACCACGAGCTCCTTGCTCAACACCACCAGACACTGCCCCACCATTCCTctgcaccaacacactcacagcccAGTCGTGCCTCCCAGCTCAGCCGAGACAGCTTCTGGATCTGA
- the LOC105892257 gene encoding keratinocyte-associated protein 3-like isoform X3 — translation MKFGLSVVLIGHVNFLLGALVHGAVLRHINLHPTARGMEYAISNVISMVAGLTGVIIGILAIVLSKNNSRRALTWGLWALSLVSALLAAASAVGLLVSTVRAIINRGRSLLTHCRFPDAIGSYSYVTNECPFDPTRIYSTTLILWVPLIVMSVVQVVFSSWSFSACSSFLGLPCCPRHKPPREVNRPPPRGHQSPNGNQACPPEHHELLAQHHQTLPHHSSAPTHSQPSRASQLSRDSFWI, via the exons ATGAAGTTCGGCCTGAGCGTGGTGCTCATAGGTCACGTGAACTTCCTGTTGGGGGCGCTGGTCCATGGTGCCGTGCTGCGGCACATCAACCTGCACCCTACGGCGCGAGGCATGGAGTACGCCATCTCTAATGTCATCTCCATGGTTGCAGGACTCACG GGTGTCATAATTGGTATCCTGGCCATCGTATTGTCCAAAAACAACTCTCGACGAGCACTT ACGTGGGGGTTGTGGGCGTTGAGCTTGGTCTCAGCTCTGCTGGCTGCAGCCTCGGCGGTTGGGCTGCTGGTTTCCACGGTGAGGGCCATTATCAACCGTGGCCGGAGCTTGCTGACTCATTGCCGTTTCCCAGATGCGATTGGCTCCTACTCCTATGTCACCAATGAGTGCCCTTTCGACCCCACCCGAATatat AGTACCACGCTGATCCTGTGGGTACCTCTGATCGTGATGAGTGTGGTCCAGGTCGTATTCTCTAGCTGGTCCTTCTCTGCCTGCTCATCTTTCCTGGGCCTACCCTGTTGCCCCAGACACAAGCCACCCCGAGAGGTCAACAGGCCA CCCCCCCGAGGTCACCAGTCTCCCAATGGGAATCAGGCATGTCCTCCTGAACACCACGAGCTCCTTGCTCAACACCACCAGACACTGCCCCACCATTCCTctgcaccaacacactcacagcccAGTCGTGCCTCCCAGCTCAGCCGAGACAGCTTCTGGATCTGA